A genomic stretch from Methanorbis rubei includes:
- a CDS encoding DUF3320 domain-containing protein — MKTGETTSELGTLRSRLLDLTLRNNLLNYKPSNNRSIQISDGLPAAVYHSLVICEKGMKFYPAGKKTEAEAEEKNLWKYPAFVKPTAKQQDTILKTPYDDISLRQRLYALSNKSRTVFEEQGYPVLYLALGFVGWSEPEHPDKLYKAPLLLIPVELTRQKVKDNYVLTWTGDDAVTSLSLTAKLAEQGVMLPEFTMPETADGLTAYAAAVDAAIRGKGFEYCPEIALDLFSFRKFVMFKDLDPESWGDGFSLETHPLIAELFRPGSTDASEAGTTFPENEVDLRLPSEKSYNIMDADSSQIAVIEEAKSGRNLVVEGPPGTGKSQTIANMIAEMLARGKTVLFVSEKMAALEVVKRRLDTAGLSRFCLELHSQKAKKGEVIRELERCIQHPGTTAAPADSIHLQIDSLRHELDSYCRELAEPVGACAFTPYDLFGIREQYRYEYEDSPEGPTRRIPRVAIPNAKEIAPDQYKDAIAALHDIEALLPTLMPTGRSLSRHPWAGCSPGLVLPQDRDEILELVETYRVAIENLLSSMRRLFDLTGVPVPREETGVSRMVESCRLLTSEFAADANTLTNPVWDRPAEVAKLTTNMQKISAHRGRILASLRPEIFLRNPSRLYAAFREVAGKGTFAKMFSGSYKEIKTEISSYYTGAVPPDPQILIDLLDARDYLTARDEWMKDEALYAEVFAPVWRGEETDPALLTRYADWITAVRLMVKEGLATAKTFELLGSGSITAGAVTPLFAEVESAALAHSDARAKLFARIGVSEMEDPTFAEQRKRCDLWSSDIDGIIHWSKLLSYTDQCRETAAAPVIDPLFTDKLVPGDLVPAFLTGYADALLRDALSERPVLARFSKIPHEQKIVAFITCDRNAVSENSKRIAAILDGKIPELYSGASRDSEMGVLTGEFNRKRGHMSIRMLMSKSGHLIQQIKPCFMMSPLSVAQYLDPRSVQFDIIIFDEASQVRPEDALGALIRGQQLVVMGDSRQLPPTAFFDQIASDPDEDEAESVASITDMESLLNVCKQSYQTKRLRWHYRSRHESLIAVSNQEFYDGNLMVFPSPMHETPDLGLSFVHLPDSVYERGKAGVNRGEAKAVAEAVIEYYRRFPDKTLGVATFSTRQQEVIRHEVELLLRDNPDVEALMRPESGENFFVKNLETVQGDERDTMLISIGYGFDESHKLSKNFGPLNQDGGERRLNVLITRARERCVVFANFRGTDLAIDAGSSSGISALATFLSYAANPAAPLAAADDAPDDVAGLFADTVGRLLEDNGYTVSKNVGCAGFRIDIAVENPKVPGVYLAGILCDGPYYWSSEVARDRDRLRTQVLEGLGWNLIRIWATEWYQHPASCTKDLLDAIEAAKKAPKKKSVQAAKQKSSAKKSTVSEELPSPAASSPAAAPVSTSASSAKLSLQLVPYTTCEECSLGSYHQFASVPDSVLGTAIVQIVSVEGPVSETILAARIKELGRVPRMTGLVRDRIASVAAAEINEGRLVRDDEGFLLVPERAVSPRERLSKWSPADVSLDEIAAAASTILAKQFSTPKGDLVRHTAVVLGFKATAQVKDRIEAGINHAIGHGLIIMDGNICKIS; from the coding sequence ATGAAAACAGGCGAAACAACATCTGAGCTTGGCACCCTGCGCTCACGTCTCTTAGACCTCACCCTGCGCAATAATCTTCTCAATTACAAACCTTCCAATAACCGCAGTATCCAGATCAGCGACGGTCTGCCGGCAGCGGTTTATCACAGCCTTGTCATCTGCGAAAAAGGCATGAAGTTTTACCCTGCCGGTAAAAAAACAGAAGCCGAAGCTGAAGAAAAAAATCTGTGGAAGTACCCTGCGTTTGTAAAGCCAACCGCAAAACAGCAGGACACCATTCTCAAAACACCGTACGATGACATCAGCCTGCGTCAGAGATTGTATGCTCTCTCCAATAAATCCAGAACCGTCTTTGAAGAGCAGGGTTATCCGGTCCTCTACCTTGCTCTCGGTTTTGTTGGCTGGTCCGAACCCGAGCATCCTGACAAACTCTACAAAGCCCCGCTCCTTCTCATCCCTGTGGAACTCACCCGCCAGAAGGTCAAAGACAACTATGTTCTTACCTGGACCGGCGACGATGCCGTAACGTCTCTCTCCCTCACCGCAAAACTTGCCGAGCAGGGAGTAATGCTGCCTGAGTTTACGATGCCCGAGACTGCTGACGGTCTCACGGCTTATGCTGCGGCAGTTGATGCTGCAATCCGTGGAAAAGGTTTCGAGTACTGTCCTGAGATCGCACTTGATCTCTTCAGTTTCCGCAAATTTGTGATGTTCAAAGACCTCGACCCTGAATCATGGGGCGACGGCTTTTCCTTGGAGACTCATCCGCTCATCGCTGAACTTTTCCGTCCCGGCTCAACTGATGCAAGTGAAGCAGGCACTACTTTTCCGGAGAATGAGGTCGACCTCAGACTTCCTTCCGAAAAATCCTACAATATTATGGACGCTGACTCGTCCCAGATTGCAGTCATCGAAGAGGCGAAGTCTGGCAGAAATCTTGTGGTCGAAGGACCGCCCGGCACCGGAAAATCGCAGACCATTGCCAACATGATAGCAGAGATGCTTGCCCGCGGCAAGACGGTTCTCTTCGTCTCCGAAAAAATGGCAGCACTCGAAGTGGTAAAGAGACGTCTTGACACCGCAGGACTTTCCCGGTTCTGTCTCGAACTCCACAGCCAGAAAGCCAAGAAGGGCGAGGTCATCCGCGAACTCGAACGCTGCATCCAGCATCCTGGCACTACTGCCGCACCCGCAGACAGCATTCATCTTCAGATTGATTCTCTTCGGCATGAACTTGACAGCTACTGCCGCGAGCTTGCCGAACCTGTCGGAGCATGTGCATTCACGCCGTACGATCTCTTCGGCATCCGCGAACAGTACCGCTACGAGTATGAGGACAGCCCCGAAGGTCCGACCCGCCGCATCCCCCGCGTCGCCATTCCGAATGCAAAAGAGATAGCTCCTGATCAGTACAAGGATGCAATCGCCGCATTGCATGACATCGAAGCGCTTCTGCCAACACTCATGCCGACCGGACGCTCTCTCTCCCGTCATCCATGGGCGGGCTGCAGTCCGGGACTTGTCCTGCCGCAGGACCGCGATGAAATTCTTGAGCTTGTTGAAACCTACCGAGTTGCGATTGAAAATCTTCTCTCCTCCATGCGAAGGCTGTTTGATCTCACCGGCGTTCCGGTTCCCCGCGAGGAGACCGGTGTGTCGCGCATGGTTGAGTCCTGCCGTCTGCTGACAAGCGAGTTCGCTGCTGATGCAAACACACTCACCAATCCTGTCTGGGACAGACCCGCAGAAGTTGCGAAGCTCACAACCAACATGCAGAAAATTTCTGCGCATCGCGGACGCATTCTTGCGTCGCTCCGGCCGGAAATATTTTTGCGCAACCCAAGCAGACTCTATGCCGCGTTCCGCGAAGTTGCCGGCAAAGGAACATTCGCCAAAATGTTTTCAGGATCTTACAAAGAGATCAAAACAGAAATTTCCTCATACTATACCGGCGCTGTTCCGCCTGATCCACAGATTCTCATCGACCTTCTTGACGCCCGCGATTATCTCACGGCCCGCGATGAATGGATGAAGGACGAAGCATTGTATGCCGAAGTATTTGCTCCGGTCTGGCGCGGAGAGGAAACCGATCCTGCGCTGCTCACGAGATACGCTGACTGGATAACTGCGGTCCGACTCATGGTGAAGGAGGGTCTTGCAACCGCAAAAACCTTCGAACTTCTTGGCTCAGGATCGATTACTGCCGGAGCAGTAACACCGCTCTTCGCAGAGGTTGAGTCAGCCGCCCTCGCTCACAGCGATGCCCGCGCAAAACTTTTTGCGCGGATTGGAGTTTCCGAGATGGAAGATCCAACGTTTGCCGAGCAGCGCAAACGTTGCGATCTCTGGTCTTCGGATATCGACGGCATCATCCACTGGAGTAAACTCCTCTCCTACACCGATCAGTGCAGAGAAACTGCCGCGGCCCCTGTCATTGATCCTCTCTTCACCGACAAACTTGTGCCCGGAGATCTCGTGCCGGCATTTCTTACCGGTTATGCTGACGCACTTTTGCGCGACGCACTTTCTGAGCGGCCGGTCCTTGCCAGATTCTCCAAAATCCCTCACGAGCAAAAAATTGTTGCCTTCATTACATGCGACCGCAATGCAGTCTCTGAAAACAGCAAGAGAATTGCAGCAATCCTTGACGGAAAAATTCCCGAACTCTACTCAGGCGCATCCCGCGACTCGGAGATGGGAGTTCTCACCGGTGAGTTCAACAGAAAGCGCGGCCACATGTCGATTCGGATGCTCATGAGCAAATCCGGTCATCTCATCCAGCAGATTAAACCCTGCTTTATGATGAGTCCTTTGTCCGTTGCCCAGTACCTTGACCCGCGCTCGGTACAGTTTGACATCATCATCTTTGACGAGGCTAGCCAGGTCAGACCCGAAGACGCTCTCGGCGCACTGATACGTGGCCAGCAGCTTGTGGTGATGGGCGACTCGCGCCAGCTTCCGCCAACCGCATTCTTTGATCAGATCGCAAGCGATCCTGATGAGGATGAAGCTGAGTCGGTTGCAAGCATCACCGACATGGAGAGTCTGCTCAACGTGTGCAAGCAGTCGTACCAGACGAAACGTCTGCGCTGGCATTACCGCTCGCGTCACGAGTCGTTGATTGCGGTGTCCAATCAGGAGTTCTATGACGGCAACCTGATGGTCTTCCCCTCTCCCATGCATGAGACTCCTGATCTCGGCCTCTCGTTTGTTCACCTGCCGGACTCTGTCTACGAGCGCGGCAAAGCAGGCGTGAACCGCGGCGAAGCAAAAGCTGTTGCCGAAGCGGTGATTGAGTACTATCGCAGATTCCCTGACAAGACGCTTGGTGTTGCAACCTTCTCCACTCGTCAGCAGGAGGTCATCCGCCATGAAGTAGAACTTCTGCTTCGTGACAATCCTGATGTTGAAGCTCTGATGCGGCCCGAGAGCGGCGAGAACTTCTTCGTGAAAAATCTTGAAACCGTGCAGGGTGATGAGCGCGACACGATGCTGATCAGTATCGGCTATGGATTTGACGAGAGCCACAAGCTCAGCAAAAACTTCGGCCCCTTGAATCAGGATGGCGGTGAACGAAGACTCAATGTTTTGATCACCCGCGCCCGCGAGAGATGCGTGGTGTTTGCCAACTTCCGGGGAACTGATCTTGCGATTGATGCAGGATCCTCTTCAGGAATTTCTGCGCTCGCAACATTCCTCAGTTACGCGGCAAATCCTGCGGCACCGCTTGCCGCAGCAGATGACGCACCTGATGATGTGGCAGGTCTTTTCGCAGATACCGTCGGCAGACTTCTGGAGGACAACGGTTACACTGTTTCGAAGAATGTCGGGTGCGCAGGATTCAGGATCGACATCGCTGTTGAAAATCCGAAAGTACCGGGAGTTTATCTCGCAGGAATTTTGTGTGATGGTCCGTACTACTGGTCATCTGAAGTTGCGCGCGACCGAGATCGACTCCGCACTCAGGTGCTGGAAGGACTCGGCTGGAACCTGATTCGCATCTGGGCAACCGAATGGTATCAGCATCCCGCGTCCTGCACCAAAGATCTTCTTGACGCAATTGAAGCAGCCAAAAAAGCTCCGAAGAAAAAATCGGTGCAGGCAGCCAAACAAAAATCATCTGCAAAGAAATCCACAGTCTCTGAAGAGCTTCCGTCTCCCGCGGCTTCCTCGCCAGCCGCCGCTCCGGTTTCAACCTCAGCCTCCTCTGCTAAACTCAGCCTCCAGCTTGTGCCCTACACCACATGCGAAGAATGTTCTCTTGGCAGCTATCATCAGTTTGCTTCTGTCCCGGACTCGGTCCTTGGCACCGCAATCGTGCAGATAGTTTCCGTGGAAGGTCCGGTCTCTGAAACTATTCTTGCTGCACGCATCAAAGAACTCGGCCGCGTCCCGCGCATGACCGGCCTTGTGCGTGACCGCATCGCATCAGTTGCCGCCGCTGAGATTAACGAAGGCCGACTTGTCCGCGATGATGAAGGGTTCCTTCTTGTTCCTGAGCGTGCTGTTTCTCCGCGCGAACGCCTCTCCAAATGGTCTCCTGCCGACGTCTCGCTTGATGAGATTGCCGCAGCCGCTTCAACAATTCTTGCCAAACAGTTCTCCACTCCCAAAGGAGATCTCGTTCGCCACACCGCTGTAGTTCTCGGCTTCAAAGCAACCGCGCAGGTCAAGGACCGCATCGAAGCAGGAATCAACCATGCTATCGGCCACGGACTCATCATAATGGATGGAAACATCTGCAAAATCTCCTGA
- the aglJ gene encoding S-layer glycoprotein N-glycosyltransferase AglJ has translation MVFSKDDVCVLIPTLNEKATIGLVIEELQSLGYHNILVVDGHSTDGTPDIARNLGAAVMTQQGKGKGAAMIEAFSVITKPYILMLDGDGTNPPEYADAMVEPLASGRADHVIGNRLNEYERGALTRLNLWGNRLMNTLFKWAHGVYMTDILSGYRGFTLDSLKQMNLKEAGFEIETEISSAVIHRGLKFEVVPTFYKKRPGSPTKLHPVRDGYKILRAINKYGKMNNPLFHFSVIGVLMGIAGFCLGLYVLFEWLVGIEHLFMGILTMLLIIAGILTFMIGFISDMILGYHREVMQEMRKLRIQINELEKKN, from the coding sequence ATGGTATTTTCCAAAGATGATGTCTGTGTGCTGATTCCAACGCTCAACGAAAAGGCAACGATAGGTCTGGTTATCGAGGAGCTGCAGTCACTCGGATATCATAACATACTTGTCGTGGACGGCCACAGCACGGATGGAACGCCCGATATTGCGAGAAATCTTGGTGCAGCGGTCATGACGCAGCAGGGCAAAGGTAAGGGTGCTGCAATGATTGAAGCATTCTCCGTCATCACCAAGCCCTACATCCTGATGCTGGACGGGGATGGAACCAACCCGCCAGAGTATGCGGACGCGATGGTTGAACCGCTCGCAAGCGGACGTGCGGATCATGTGATCGGCAACAGACTCAATGAGTACGAGCGCGGAGCGCTCACACGGCTGAACCTCTGGGGAAACCGGCTGATGAACACCCTGTTTAAGTGGGCGCACGGCGTCTACATGACCGATATCCTCTCAGGCTACCGGGGTTTTACGCTCGACTCGCTGAAGCAGATGAATCTCAAGGAGGCAGGATTTGAAATCGAGACCGAGATAAGTTCCGCCGTAATTCATCGGGGTCTGAAGTTTGAAGTGGTTCCGACATTTTACAAGAAACGTCCCGGCTCACCAACAAAACTGCATCCGGTTCGTGACGGATACAAAATTCTGCGTGCCATCAACAAGTACGGCAAGATGAACAACCCTCTCTTCCACTTCAGCGTGATAGGTGTTCTGATGGGCATCGCAGGGTTCTGCCTCGGACTGTATGTGCTCTTTGAGTGGCTCGTAGGAATCGAGCATCTGTTCATGGGCATTCTCACCATGCTTCTGATCATTGCAGGTATTCTGACGTTCATGATCGGTTTCATCAGCGATATGATACTCGGCTATCACCGCGAGGTAATGCAGGAGATGCGAAAGCTCCGCATCCAGATAAACGAGCTTGAGAAGAAGAACTAA
- a CDS encoding argininosuccinate synthase, giving the protein MTDTPSVGGKGTVVLAFSGGLDTSVCVPILKNMYGYDRIVTVAVDVGQPAAEVKMADDKGKLIADKHYTIDAKDAFVKNHVFPAIRANALYEGYPMGTSLARPLIAEEIVKIAKKEGANAIGHGCTGKGNDQLRFDFIFRMHGFDIVAPMREHNMTREWEIDYAEQHGIPIPVKKSTPWSVDENIWSRSIEGGRLEETDYHPPEEIYHWTTSPEAAPNTPELVSITFENGVPVALNGKKMNGIDLIVELNKIAGKHGVGRNDMVEDRVLGLKARENYEHPAATVLIAAHGDLEKLTLSRFELKFKHIVDDQWAELAYMGLVHEPLYHDLNAFINETQKRVSGTVDVQLFKGGLHILGRKSENAIYSQDMVSFDTTTIDQRDAIGFSKYFGLQGRMVWQLQNK; this is encoded by the coding sequence ATGACAGATACACCATCAGTCGGAGGAAAGGGCACCGTAGTACTCGCCTTTTCCGGAGGACTTGATACCTCCGTCTGCGTCCCGATCTTGAAAAACATGTACGGCTACGACAGAATTGTCACCGTTGCCGTAGATGTCGGGCAGCCCGCAGCTGAAGTCAAGATGGCAGATGACAAAGGAAAACTCATCGCCGACAAGCATTACACCATCGATGCAAAGGATGCGTTCGTCAAAAACCATGTCTTCCCGGCAATCAGGGCAAACGCTCTCTATGAAGGATATCCGATGGGAACTTCCCTGGCACGTCCGCTCATTGCAGAAGAGATCGTCAAGATCGCCAAGAAAGAAGGAGCAAATGCAATCGGCCACGGCTGTACCGGCAAAGGAAACGACCAGCTGCGCTTTGACTTCATCTTTCGCATGCACGGCTTTGACATCGTTGCCCCCATGCGCGAACACAACATGACCCGCGAGTGGGAGATCGACTATGCCGAACAGCACGGCATCCCGATTCCGGTCAAAAAATCCACGCCATGGAGCGTTGATGAAAACATCTGGTCACGCAGTATCGAAGGCGGCAGGCTCGAAGAGACCGACTACCACCCGCCGGAAGAGATCTACCACTGGACAACATCCCCCGAAGCTGCACCAAACACTCCTGAGTTAGTCTCAATCACCTTTGAGAACGGTGTGCCGGTTGCATTAAACGGCAAAAAGATGAACGGTATCGATCTGATCGTTGAGCTGAACAAGATTGCAGGAAAGCATGGCGTCGGCAGAAACGACATGGTCGAGGATCGTGTTCTCGGACTCAAAGCCCGTGAGAACTACGAGCATCCGGCAGCAACCGTGCTGATTGCAGCCCACGGTGATCTTGAGAAGCTCACCCTTTCCCGCTTTGAACTTAAGTTCAAGCACATCGTTGACGACCAATGGGCAGAGCTTGCCTACATGGGCCTCGTCCACGAGCCGCTCTACCATGACCTCAACGCGTTCATCAACGAGACTCAGAAACGTGTCTCGGGAACCGTCGACGTCCAGCTGTTCAAGGGCGGTCTTCACATCCTCGGCAGAAAATCCGAAAACGCCATCTACTCGCAGGACATGGTTTCCTTTGATACGACAACCATCGATCAGCGTGATGCGATTGGTTTCTCCAAATACTTTGGACTGCAGGGCAGAATGGTCTGGCAGCTCCAGAACAAATAA
- a CDS encoding YeiH family protein, with amino-acid sequence MTTYREDFLDYFRSIDRKIIPGLLICLAVTILSFLLTRGTLWDGGFAVLSPDLFTDNPFFSFLAKIGPIVLALVICLFINYKLFDAGGSYAGKYLLRIAIILMGARVTADVLMTASVSGLGIILAVLALTIILTMMLGKRFGQSWETSALTGTGNGICGVSATLSVAPVIHADQKYVHAVVGIISLLGIVGVFLIPAVAFGVGMTDAQAEVFIGGTLHEIGNVIPAADLYNAVSGGEDVSALALAYKMIRVAMLVVVASVFGWLWCRRQEAMHATCPAERVKAKVQGFLILFVVMAVGMTALIITSPAFGHAVQTSLVHISVTVLTIAMAGVGLSMNLRQTLSVGKTLLPLASVIWAIQVIVMLGLTLFLV; translated from the coding sequence ATGACAACGTATCGCGAGGATTTTCTCGACTACTTCAGGTCGATTGACCGGAAAATAATCCCCGGTCTCCTCATCTGCCTTGCGGTAACTATTCTCTCCTTCCTTCTTACCAGAGGAACCCTCTGGGACGGAGGCTTTGCCGTTCTTTCTCCTGATCTTTTTACGGATAATCCATTCTTCTCCTTTCTTGCAAAAATCGGTCCGATCGTTTTAGCCCTGGTGATATGTCTCTTCATCAACTACAAATTATTCGATGCAGGCGGATCGTATGCAGGAAAGTATCTTCTGCGCATTGCAATTATTCTAATGGGTGCGCGGGTTACGGCGGATGTTCTGATGACCGCTTCAGTAAGTGGTCTTGGAATTATTCTCGCGGTTCTCGCGCTGACAATTATTCTCACGATGATGCTTGGCAAACGGTTTGGTCAGAGCTGGGAGACCTCAGCCCTGACCGGGACCGGCAACGGCATCTGCGGAGTCTCGGCAACATTATCTGTTGCCCCGGTCATCCACGCAGATCAGAAGTATGTTCATGCAGTTGTTGGAATCATCAGCCTTCTTGGCATCGTCGGCGTGTTTCTCATTCCGGCAGTAGCGTTTGGTGTCGGCATGACGGATGCTCAGGCAGAGGTGTTCATCGGGGGAACGCTGCATGAGATCGGCAACGTGATTCCGGCAGCTGATCTGTATAATGCCGTCTCGGGCGGTGAGGATGTCTCAGCCCTTGCCCTTGCCTACAAAATGATTCGTGTTGCCATGCTGGTCGTGGTTGCCTCAGTATTCGGCTGGCTGTGGTGCAGACGGCAGGAGGCTATGCATGCAACCTGCCCTGCCGAACGGGTGAAGGCGAAAGTGCAGGGATTTTTGATTCTGTTCGTGGTTATGGCGGTTGGTATGACCGCACTTATCATAACGTCCCCGGCATTCGGGCATGCGGTTCAGACGTCGCTCGTACATATTTCCGTGACCGTTCTTACCATTGCCATGGCAGGCGTCGGTCTTTCGATGAACCTTCGCCAGACACTTTCAGTCGGCAAAACCCTGCTGCCGCTGGCCTCCGTCATCTGGGCAATTCAGGTGATCGTGATGCTCGGACTTACGCTGTTTCTGGTCTGA
- a CDS encoding MFS transporter — MLIERPLFQKLLMILAAAAVFMDYLDTSIVSIALPSISESFGSGSSLSSWVMTSYLLALGSTLLLFGKLADRTGLQRVIFTSGFVLFTVASFLCGISGDITSLIAFRILQGVAAAMMVATATMLVTLHLPKAMQPIGMGVIATAGGAALALGPGIGGVLTQFISWHWIFFINIPVGIVGVLVALFLIPKPDPADLPKRSKPFDSLGAVYLAITLVALLAGLELGVSEGWSPLVLLLILLSPVFGYLFLRRELRHPDPILSARLLLNRTVMWAAVSTLCVTLVYLGVIYVMPFLLTEQYLLPTAVAGAVMLLPPVAMAIVGIPAGALVRRFGCMILCNAATILLAAGMAILGGGVLLSNILLIFAGLVLVGLGMGLNEGPSIQRITVHSPIQLQGSSGGLIFTVMNVGCVLGVALFSVAASAGSGSSEVYTTTGVALACIAGLAVSIIALVASKLARDTVKC, encoded by the coding sequence ATGCTGATTGAGCGTCCCCTCTTCCAAAAACTCCTCATGATTCTGGCAGCCGCGGCTGTCTTTATGGATTACCTTGACACAAGCATTGTATCGATTGCTCTTCCTTCGATCTCCGAGAGCTTCGGTTCAGGCTCGTCCCTCTCGTCATGGGTGATGACGTCGTATCTTCTGGCGCTCGGGAGCACGCTTCTTCTGTTTGGAAAACTTGCCGACCGGACCGGTCTTCAGCGCGTAATTTTCACGTCCGGCTTTGTTCTCTTTACCGTCGCATCCTTCCTCTGCGGAATCTCTGGCGACATCACATCTCTGATAGCATTCCGCATACTCCAGGGTGTCGCGGCCGCGATGATGGTCGCAACAGCTACCATGCTTGTCACCCTGCATCTGCCAAAGGCAATGCAGCCGATTGGAATGGGAGTAATAGCAACCGCGGGTGGGGCAGCTCTGGCGCTTGGTCCCGGTATCGGCGGAGTTCTGACCCAGTTCATCAGCTGGCACTGGATCTTCTTCATCAATATTCCTGTGGGAATTGTCGGCGTTCTTGTTGCGCTTTTCTTAATCCCAAAACCCGATCCTGCCGATCTTCCGAAACGCTCAAAGCCGTTCGACTCGCTTGGCGCAGTGTATCTTGCGATAACTCTTGTAGCTCTGCTTGCCGGTCTTGAGCTCGGTGTGTCCGAAGGCTGGAGCCCGCTCGTGCTCCTTCTCATTCTGCTCTCGCCGGTGTTCGGTTATCTGTTCCTGCGCCGCGAGCTGCGCCATCCCGACCCAATTCTCTCGGCCCGTCTTCTGCTGAACCGGACCGTGATGTGGGCTGCAGTATCCACGCTCTGCGTCACGCTCGTGTACCTCGGCGTCATCTATGTTATGCCGTTCCTGTTAACCGAACAGTATCTTCTGCCAACAGCCGTTGCGGGAGCGGTCATGCTTCTGCCGCCTGTTGCTATGGCAATCGTAGGAATTCCTGCCGGAGCGCTCGTCCGCCGATTCGGCTGCATGATCCTTTGCAATGCAGCAACCATTCTGCTTGCCGCAGGCATGGCGATCTTAGGCGGCGGAGTTCTTCTCTCAAACATTCTGCTGATCTTTGCAGGCCTTGTTCTGGTGGGTCTTGGCATGGGCCTGAATGAAGGCCCGAGCATTCAGCGGATTACTGTCCACAGCCCGATTCAGTTGCAGGGTTCGTCAGGCGGTCTCATCTTTACGGTGATGAACGTCGGCTGCGTGCTTGGAGTTGCCCTCTTCTCGGTCGCGGCATCCGCAGGGTCAGGAAGTTCTGAGGTTTACACCACAACAGGTGTTGCGCTTGCCTGCATCGCAGGTCTTGCAGTCTCCATCATTGCTCTTGTTGCATCCAAACTTGCCAGGGACACTGTGAAGTGCTGA
- a CDS encoding YbaN family protein, whose amino-acid sequence MTFKQQCLKLAGIILLVIGAVGIVVPVLPTTPFVILAAACFSLSSPEIAAWLEKNRYFGPYIEHYRNKTGVPLRQKITALIFLWVMLCISMIIVQKSFVIVILCVVGVLVTLHLVLMKTRQN is encoded by the coding sequence ATGACGTTCAAACAACAGTGTCTGAAACTTGCAGGAATTATTCTCCTCGTGATCGGAGCGGTGGGTATTGTGGTCCCTGTTCTTCCAACCACACCGTTTGTAATTCTTGCAGCTGCTTGCTTTTCCTTAAGTTCTCCTGAGATCGCCGCATGGCTTGAAAAAAATCGATACTTCGGCCCCTACATTGAGCACTACCGCAACAAAACCGGAGTGCCGCTTCGCCAGAAAATTACGGCACTCATTTTTTTATGGGTCATGCTCTGCATCTCGATGATTATTGTGCAAAAGTCGTTTGTTATTGTAATCCTGTGTGTGGTCGGAGTTCTTGTAACCCTGCATCTTGTGTTGATGAAAACGAGACAAAATTAG
- a CDS encoding helix-turn-helix transcriptional regulator, with translation MVLKTKIREYRLRKNITQEELATLVGVRRETIGHLENGRYNPSLKLGFDIAKVLEVPVEELFEFTDN, from the coding sequence ATGGTGCTTAAGACAAAAATCCGCGAGTATCGTTTGCGAAAAAACATCACGCAGGAAGAGCTGGCAACACTTGTCGGTGTGCGGCGGGAAACCATTGGTCATCTGGAAAACGGCAGATACAATCCGTCGCTGAAACTCGGATTTGACATCGCGAAAGTTCTGGAAGTGCCGGTTGAAGAACTCTTCGAGTTCACCGACAACTAA
- a CDS encoding DUF3796 domain-containing protein has product MINKLSLMGLIGFLGLLFVPTGEISYCAFFAFFVFFGYLRVVPDELFVTYVRKAASTAFFIWVVFFCIIYTAAVLMGNIELFTIGFPLTFAAGMFTFICMLVIHEFVEQRGVENGA; this is encoded by the coding sequence ATGATAAACAAACTCAGTCTCATGGGCCTGATAGGATTTCTCGGACTCCTCTTTGTCCCGACCGGCGAAATAAGCTACTGTGCATTTTTCGCATTCTTCGTATTCTTCGGCTACTTACGCGTGGTTCCCGACGAATTGTTCGTAACGTATGTCAGAAAAGCAGCATCAACTGCGTTTTTTATCTGGGTAGTATTCTTCTGCATTATCTATACCGCAGCAGTCCTGATGGGAAACATAGAACTTTTCACAATCGGATTTCCGCTGACCTTTGCTGCAGGAATGTTCACATTTATCTGTATGCTCGTCATCCATGAGTTTGTGGAACAGCGGGGAGTGGAGAATGGTGCTTAA